Proteins encoded in a region of the Stieleria neptunia genome:
- a CDS encoding CHC2 zinc finger domain-containing protein, producing MGDQEIVERLRKVSLAEVAASLGLPIQRRGKRVWTNCLFHQDRKPSMALHQLPSDDWRYRCFSCGATGDVFDLVQKVDACDFRTALEKVASMAGVTLPKRRKKSEPKLNGTEVALRYYAQQTKDETRRLKEWAKERSLRPSILNEFSITYARNQKLSTTVTNREEIGALRDAQLIFQPLSTSSRQPDLEMNVPDRDAMIGDRIIFPVRDFNGVPQGYFGRTPDAQTQPRYQFTRYFPKSQVLFGLDVARKSLKMKLSANEDGDAYTELQLYIVEGATDALRLHQLGLDAVAVMGSDLSADQAKLVRILARELGAASTSLTVRLFFDGDNAGEAATRNALTKLLALLAEQALFGIEIVLPTDDDSPYRGSDPDTWLVNATKRNALRKIKKAIVSVGRFLMAYGFRCEIDEIESRWRQSAMTQRYAALRRVDNLLPKKEWKGIFGALGEDLFNTSSSSADVLSDESAWKNRLTEYLCRSGSNLTATGTGDIPRTEQESTKITHAIQIAHHFSQRREFPVDPGSWERLLGGVNVTTPYLVELLNQGAEACNVEPLLGMSVPKQSGKERLKAIPCAEQLAIQQYLLNELLGSSIQSTEFEECIPAVRSDGGVLRTTGLRSSMAVRAVCFSYQIDMEIVRNEKPPGNEGFFRPYRDCWSDFVEYLSRKVQTNNTDPFDDRPFYVARLDVRAYYDTVRRVCVDRILFDPLLEAIKSLDEPSQFAPSFRSSVTNATERAREFIDVLCQQSFGYAYVDPDSGEEKKFKNGASIGMPQGPSLSAYLGSIALFELDETVQAAVEEGESGIAYARYVDDMVLITRSKSSLDQLRAIVQKQLGLIGLELSSKVEPLPPMNAVQVLFGDNWFSALATTSIPDYESDFY from the coding sequence TTGGGCGATCAGGAAATAGTCGAGCGGCTTCGGAAGGTGAGCCTTGCGGAGGTCGCGGCCTCGCTTGGACTGCCGATTCAACGACGAGGCAAGAGGGTATGGACCAACTGCTTGTTTCACCAAGACCGAAAACCGTCGATGGCGTTGCATCAGTTGCCATCGGACGATTGGCGATATAGGTGCTTTTCCTGCGGAGCAACCGGGGACGTTTTTGACTTAGTCCAGAAAGTTGACGCCTGTGACTTCCGCACCGCGTTAGAGAAAGTCGCGTCGATGGCGGGCGTGACATTGCCCAAACGCCGGAAAAAAAGCGAGCCAAAGTTAAATGGCACCGAAGTCGCGTTGCGGTACTACGCTCAACAGACAAAAGACGAAACACGAAGGTTGAAAGAGTGGGCGAAGGAGCGATCGTTGCGCCCATCCATTCTCAATGAGTTTTCGATCACATACGCGCGGAATCAGAAGTTATCAACAACAGTCACTAATCGGGAGGAAATTGGGGCGTTACGCGATGCACAGCTAATTTTTCAACCACTGTCAACCAGCTCGCGACAACCTGACTTGGAAATGAATGTGCCCGACCGCGACGCGATGATCGGTGACCGAATCATTTTTCCTGTGCGGGACTTCAACGGTGTTCCGCAGGGGTACTTCGGGCGAACGCCTGATGCTCAAACGCAACCACGATACCAGTTCACTCGGTACTTTCCGAAGAGTCAGGTACTGTTTGGGCTGGATGTCGCACGGAAGTCTCTGAAAATGAAACTGTCTGCGAATGAAGATGGAGACGCATACACCGAGCTCCAACTTTACATCGTTGAGGGTGCAACGGATGCGCTACGGTTACATCAATTGGGACTGGATGCCGTCGCAGTCATGGGGAGCGATCTATCGGCGGATCAAGCCAAATTGGTCAGGATCTTGGCCCGCGAACTTGGGGCTGCCTCCACTTCGCTAACCGTCCGGCTATTCTTTGATGGTGATAATGCGGGGGAAGCTGCGACGCGTAACGCATTGACGAAGCTGCTCGCTCTTCTTGCGGAACAGGCTCTATTCGGTATCGAAATTGTCTTGCCGACCGATGACGATTCCCCTTATCGAGGCAGCGACCCAGATACTTGGCTAGTCAATGCGACAAAACGCAATGCTCTACGGAAGATTAAGAAGGCGATCGTATCAGTCGGACGATTCTTGATGGCTTATGGGTTTCGGTGCGAGATCGACGAGATCGAATCGCGGTGGCGTCAGTCGGCTATGACACAGCGGTATGCGGCGTTGCGAAGAGTCGACAACCTTCTTCCCAAGAAAGAATGGAAGGGTATTTTCGGAGCGCTCGGCGAAGACCTATTCAATACTTCCAGTTCGTCAGCTGACGTTTTGAGTGACGAATCTGCTTGGAAGAATCGGCTTACCGAATATCTTTGCCGTTCGGGTTCGAATCTGACGGCGACCGGGACGGGCGACATCCCGCGGACTGAGCAAGAATCGACGAAGATCACTCACGCGATTCAGATTGCTCATCACTTTTCCCAAAGACGCGAGTTTCCCGTAGATCCAGGAAGTTGGGAGCGATTGTTGGGGGGCGTGAATGTCACTACGCCCTACCTTGTGGAGTTGCTTAACCAGGGAGCGGAAGCGTGCAACGTCGAACCGTTACTCGGGATGTCCGTACCCAAACAGTCGGGCAAAGAACGTCTCAAGGCGATCCCTTGCGCCGAACAGCTCGCAATTCAGCAGTACCTCTTGAATGAATTGCTCGGTAGCTCGATTCAATCAACTGAGTTTGAGGAATGCATACCTGCGGTTCGCAGCGATGGAGGCGTTCTACGGACGACTGGATTGCGAAGTTCAATGGCCGTGCGTGCGGTTTGCTTTTCATACCAGATCGATATGGAGATCGTTCGCAACGAGAAGCCCCCTGGCAACGAGGGTTTTTTTCGTCCCTATCGGGATTGTTGGTCTGATTTCGTTGAGTATCTATCAAGGAAAGTCCAAACCAACAACACCGATCCGTTTGATGATCGACCGTTTTACGTCGCCCGCCTGGATGTTCGCGCCTACTACGACACAGTGCGACGAGTGTGTGTCGATCGCATTTTGTTCGATCCGCTTCTTGAAGCGATCAAATCGCTCGATGAACCGTCCCAGTTTGCACCATCGTTCCGCTCAAGCGTCACCAACGCAACCGAGCGTGCACGCGAGTTCATTGACGTGCTCTGCCAACAAAGTTTTGGATATGCCTACGTCGATCCCGACTCTGGTGAGGAGAAGAAGTTCAAAAATGGTGCGTCGATTGGGATGCCACAGGGGCCAAGTCTTTCAGCCTATCTCGGGTCCATCGCCCTGTTTGAACTAGACGAGACAGTACAGGCAGCAGTCGAGGAAGGTGAATCTGGTATTGCGTACGCGAGGTACGTCGATGACATGGTACTTATCACACGCTCGAAGTCATCTCTCGACCAACTGCGTGCAATCGTCCAAAAGCAACTCGGACTTATCGGATTAGAGCTAAGTTCCAAAGTCGAGCCGTTGCCTCCGATGAACGCCGTTCAGGTACTGTTCGGCGACAATTGGTTCTCCGCTTTAGCGACAACTAGTATTCCCGATTACGAATCCGATTTTTATTGA
- the istB gene encoding IS21-like element helper ATPase IstB, protein MTNYLTRLTRRVQTMNQSTTRKPQSKKTESSIRQPPKTPPTRTSNERTEERLKEQFRSLRLPMFRDQFQATADRAAAEDLSHVQYLSELAELECQARNESRIKRLMTNSRLPLGKTWETFNFDRLPLSVTRQLESLREGSFLDRRENVLIFGQPGAGKSHALCALANQLVQQGRSMLLTTCSLLVQQLLIAKRDLRLQKYIKQLSRFEGLMIDDLGYVQQNREEMEVLFTLLAERYERGSVLLTSNLAFSKWDQIFKDAMTTAAAIDRLVHHSVIIELNVPSYRVETAKKTKSAGRSAKASQ, encoded by the coding sequence ATGACGAATTATTTGACACGTTTGACAAGGAGAGTCCAAACGATGAATCAATCAACCACACGAAAGCCCCAATCGAAAAAGACCGAATCGTCGATACGGCAGCCTCCCAAGACCCCGCCCACGAGGACGAGCAACGAACGGACCGAGGAGCGGCTGAAGGAGCAGTTTCGCAGCTTGCGTCTGCCGATGTTTCGCGACCAGTTTCAAGCGACGGCCGACCGAGCAGCCGCGGAGGATCTCAGCCATGTTCAATACTTATCGGAACTGGCGGAACTGGAATGCCAGGCCCGCAACGAGAGTCGGATCAAGCGTCTAATGACCAACTCACGTCTTCCGCTGGGCAAGACATGGGAGACGTTCAACTTCGATCGCTTGCCATTGTCAGTGACACGACAACTGGAGAGTCTTCGGGAGGGATCGTTCTTGGATCGTCGGGAGAACGTACTGATTTTCGGTCAGCCCGGTGCGGGGAAGAGTCACGCGCTTTGTGCCTTGGCGAATCAACTCGTCCAGCAAGGCCGGAGCATGCTTCTGACAACGTGCAGCTTGCTGGTGCAACAGTTGCTGATCGCAAAGCGGGATCTTCGCCTGCAGAAGTACATCAAGCAACTGTCTCGTTTCGAGGGCCTGATGATCGACGACCTGGGTTACGTGCAGCAGAATCGAGAAGAGATGGAGGTGCTGTTCACGCTGCTGGCGGAACGTTACGAGAGAGGGAGTGTTCTGTTGACGAGCAACTTGGCGTTCAGCAAGTGGGACCAGATCTTCAAAGATGCGATGACGACGGCGGCGGCGATCGATCGCTTGGTTCACCACAGCGTGATCATCGAGTTGAACGTGCCAAGCTATCGCGTGGAAACAGCCAAGAAAACGAAGTCAGCTGGACGGTCAGCAAAGGCCTCTCAATAA